Below is a genomic region from Pseudomonas svalbardensis.
TGAACACGCAATGGAATCTGGAGCAGCTGCGGCTGTTTGTCAGCGTAGCGGAGCAGCGTTCGTTTTCTGCGGTAGCGCGGGATCAGCGCAAGGCGCAGTCGGCGGTCAGCAGTTCGATTGCGCTGCTGGAAGAGGACTTGGGCGTCAGCCTGTTCGACCGTAGCAGCGGCCGCCAGCCGAAACTCACCGAGGCCGGCAACGCATTGCTGGATGAGGCGCGGGAAGTGCTGCGCCAATGCGAACGCCTTAACGGTCGGGCGTTGGCCATGATGCGCGGCCAGGAGGCGCGTTTGCGTGTGGCCCAGGATGAGGCGATGCCCTATCAGCCGATCATCGAAAGCTTCGAAGCCCTGGCTCAACAATTTCCCAGCCTTGAAGTGCAATTGACCAGCGCCGCCCAAGGTGATGTGGCGCGCAAACTGGTGGAGCGTCGGGCCGATCTGGGGTTGCTGTTTTATCACGACCAGATTCCCGAAGCGCTCGAGCGGCGGGTGTTGGGCAGCGTCGAAATGGTCACGGTGTGCGGCGTCGGCCACCCATTGGCGCAACAGGCTCAGGTTGATTGTCAGCAACTGGCGCGGCATCGTCAGTTGCTGATGTCCACACAGTCGAGTGTCTATCCCGGTAGCGAACCTGCCAGCCCGCAAGTCTGGCGGGCCGACAGTTTCTACGTGATGGCTGAATGGCTGGTGCGCGGCCTCGGTTGGGCCTGGCTGCCGCGCCACGTGGTGCAGTACCCGGCGTATCAGGATCTGATGGTCGAACTGGTCAGCGAATGGACCCCGCCAGCGCTGGTGGTGGAGTTGGTCTGGCGCCGCGATGAGCCTCTGGGGCCGGCAGCTCGTTGGTTGGCCGAACGTTTTGCCGTGCACTTGCAGACGATCGGTGAAAAAAGCCGATAAACTCCGCCGCCATGAATAGAACTCTCTACACCGCGCTGTTTTACCTGGGGCTGCCATTGGTAGCGATTCGGCTTTGGCTGCGGGCGCGCAAGGCGCCGGCGTACGCCAAGCGCATTGGCGAACGTTTCTCCGTCGGGTTACCAGCGATGAAAACGGGCGGCATCTGGGTGCACGCGGTGTCGGTGGGCGAAAGCATTGCCGCGGCGCCGATGATTCGCGCCTTGCTGCAGCGTTATCCACAGTTGCCCATTACCGTGACCTGCATGACCCCGACCGGTTCGGAGCGCATTCAGGCGCTGTTCGCCAATGAGCCGCGCATCCAGCACTGCTATTTGCCTTACGACTTGCCTTGCGCAGCGAAGCGATTCCTTGATCGGGTCCAGCCGAAACTGGCGGTGATCATGGAGACCGAACTCTGGCCGAACCATATCCATCAGTGCGCCAAGCGCGGGATTCCCGTGGCCCTGGCCAACGCTCGACTGTCCGAGCGTTCTGCCAGGGGCTATGGCCGCTTCGGCAAACTGACCCAGCCGATGCTTGCCGAGATGAGCCTGTTCGCGGTGCAGACCGATGCCGAGGCGCAGCGCTTCCGCGATTTGGGCGCGCGTTCGCAAACCGTGGAAGTGACCGGCTCGATCAAGTTCGACCTGACCATCGACCCGGCACTGCTTCAGCGTGCCGCCGAGTTGCGTATGCAATGGCAGGCTCAGGAACGTCCGGTGTGGATCGCTGCCAGTACCCACGAAGGCGAAGACGAAGTGGTGCTGGCGGCTCATAGTCAGTT
It encodes:
- a CDS encoding LysR family transcriptional regulator, producing MNTQWNLEQLRLFVSVAEQRSFSAVARDQRKAQSAVSSSIALLEEDLGVSLFDRSSGRQPKLTEAGNALLDEAREVLRQCERLNGRALAMMRGQEARLRVAQDEAMPYQPIIESFEALAQQFPSLEVQLTSAAQGDVARKLVERRADLGLLFYHDQIPEALERRVLGSVEMVTVCGVGHPLAQQAQVDCQQLARHRQLLMSTQSSVYPGSEPASPQVWRADSFYVMAEWLVRGLGWAWLPRHVVQYPAYQDLMVELVSEWTPPALVVELVWRRDEPLGPAARWLAERFAVHLQTIGEKSR
- the waaA gene encoding lipid IV(A) 3-deoxy-D-manno-octulosonic acid transferase is translated as MNRTLYTALFYLGLPLVAIRLWLRARKAPAYAKRIGERFSVGLPAMKTGGIWVHAVSVGESIAAAPMIRALLQRYPQLPITVTCMTPTGSERIQALFANEPRIQHCYLPYDLPCAAKRFLDRVQPKLAVIMETELWPNHIHQCAKRGIPVALANARLSERSARGYGRFGKLTQPMLAEMSLFAVQTDAEAQRFRDLGARSQTVEVTGSIKFDLTIDPALLQRAAELRMQWQAQERPVWIAASTHEGEDEVVLAAHSQLLANHPDALLILVPRHPERFNPVFELCRQQGFATVRRSTGDPVTAQTSVLVGDTMGELLFLYALADSAFVGGSLVPNGGHNLLEPAALAKPVLSGPHLFNFLEIAAQLRSAGALQEVEDAEGLALAVQRLFELPRDAQRMAEAGLKVMRTNQGALQRLLDGLGRLIER